Below is a window of Arabidopsis thaliana chromosome 2, partial sequence DNA.
TAACCTTTTTAGTGTTAATACATCTTAATTTAGTCATTATGAAGATTGCATGACAGATCTACAAAACTTCTTACAGTGACGTAGACGTagtttgattaattttaatacatatttgttttggtaacaCCTACAAACTTCTTACAACATGATCCACCGATGACCGATGTGTGAATGTGAACATTAACCGATTTGTGTGAATATGAACATTAACCGATTTGTGTGAATGTTCACTATATGCATGGACATTCATCAATATCCCAAAGTTACTTTATCGTGTACGTATACTTTATATCGATATATATCTACTTATTAtgcacttttatttaatttcataaaattttgtgcactttaatttctttctccatcattttgattttcagaaaaaagaGCATGAATCAGTTATTTAGTCCAAAAAGATTGTAATTTTACAACACAAAAATGCTCCCAATATAAGTTTAAGAAAGTATCATCCCACTATATTTTACTTCAATTgtagttttgaatttttcgtTTGTATGGAGTTGTAgcatatttttataatcttaAAACAATCTCATATAACTTTGTGGTGGTGAGTGGGTCATTTGAccccaaatttttttttattttatgttatttaaggttataaataaattaaaaaaaaatagcatggAGTCAATTAACCCACTCACCACAATTTAGCTCTACATGTGATTATATACTACCCGAGTTACCAATATTTCATATACATGTCGACATTTACATCAACATGTATATGAAATATCGGTAACTCATAAATCACTAGTAAATTACAAGTTGATATAAACATATCTACTTAATCGAGAAAATGACACATTCATGGAAGAAAGTATTGATTTGATGCGGAATTCATGCTTGGTATGCTACTTGTAACACACTTCAAATATAATTCTGGTATTTTTACCGTACGATAATCAATAAAagtctttgattttgatttgtaatttgtctttatctaaatttaataaatcttTGCACAAATTTGCAAGCAACAATCTTTCGAGATGGACACGTACCTAGTAGTCCAATCCCAACAGTATAGTATATATCGACTTAGGTGGTTAACTAATGACAGATTCCATTTCTTagctaaattttgtttttaacctATTTGgctattttatgttttgactcTTCGAATACTCCCTATGTTCCAATTTCCAAGTAGTCTTGGACTACTCTTGGCTTGTTTAAGGTCTTTTCATAATCATTAACTATCTTCTTTTAAGTATGTTTTACTAATCCTGAAACGTTTTCTTTCCACTGATTAATCAGCAACTTCTGCAACGTTTTCTTTCCATTGATTGACCCAAACAGCATGTTGTGCTAATCTTTAGAAATAAAACGTCACGATGTGTTATACTGATGATCACTTAAACACACGCCTTTTATTATCACAGCGACCATAATCGAACAGTGTCAGTGTCTTTATTATTCATCAGTTAATCTTGACTGTccattaaaaatttgatgacGTGTCCTTCCAAGGTAACTTTTAACCTTCTAACGTCTTTTTAActaaagtaaaagtaaaaatataaaaaaagtgaaatatctagagagagacagagagccCATTTGGTGCGGAGGTTGACAGAGCTTTAGTTCCGTACAAATGGCGAGTAAGAAGGTTGACGGAGAAGGAAAAGGGAAAGCTATAGCGAATACGAGGATGCTTCGAAGCATGGATCGAAAGACTCGAAGCGATACTAAGCGAGATGGTTCTTCTTCTAAGCTCATGAAGATCGAATctccggagaagaagaaacggaaGACGACGAAAGCGAAGAATGTTGGAGCtgcgaagaagaaggtaaagaaagaagaggtaGCTGTGAAAATCgagaaagaggaggaggaagatgatgatgctgcagagaaagaagaagatgacgactccgataagaagaagattgtgatCGAGCATTGGTAAACGAAATGTCTCTCTCggctttggtttttttcttttagagttTCTGGAGAAAATTGGGGGAAAATGTAGTAGCGAGTATTTAGGGATTTTGTTCTCCGATATTGAAGCTAATCTTTGGTTTTGTACACAATGTGTCATTCGCCTATATAATTGATTCAATTTCGTTGCTTAGGTTGAAATGTGATCTATTATCGTATTTGGTTATGTTTCTTAGTGTGGTTTTGATTGATGTTAGGTTTCGTTATGTTGctgatgtttgtttgttgttgttttcctGAAGCAAACAATGCAAATCATTCAAGGAGAGGGCTAATGAGGTGAAGGAAGGTCTAGAGGAAGCTGTTCCTGGCATCATTGTCACTGTGAATCCTGATAAGGTAGTGAATCTTTTGCTGCAGATGTATATATTTGTCATTGATGCTTGTTGTTTATGATTGTTTGTACCAATGTGTGCATTAATAAGCTAattctttcctttttgatCTGCTTTAACAGCCAAGGCGTGGTTGCTTTGAGATTCGAGAGGAAGGCGGCGAGACATTCATCAGTCTTTTGGTAAGTTTTTCACTCTCATACTTGAATGTAGTATGCCAGTTAGTCGCACTTATGTGAGTGACTTGTTCCAGTTGGATTGATGTTTCTCGTCGTGTCTGTATCTATTCGCATAACATAGTTTCTTTGATggtatactttaaaaagtgaaaatcaactttattttcttaagcTCACACGAAATTGAGGCTATTTTTGCTGAGTCAACTGATCACCAATGAGGTTTTGTTAGAGCATTCATAAAATGGCCTTTGGTTGTTTGCTTTTTAACTGAATCAAGTTGAGTGCTAAGTTGtttgaaataagaacaaaCTAGCAGATCTGATTGTTAGTGACTAGGTGTacaataagaaaatgtttgcTTTCATGTTCTTTATTCTCAGATGTATATAGAAGATGATGTGATTTTCTTATGTAGGCTATGAAGCGCCCATTTACACCGATGAAGGAACTTAACATGGAAGAGGTCATTGCGGACATCGTAGAGAAGATTAAGTAACACAGCTAGTAGGTTCTACCAATGCCGAGTCTTTCGTTTCCTCCTTGGCCCTCGGCTAATAGGCTTCAATATCTGACTATCTAGAGCAACTGCAGGATTTTTTAGgcttaattttgatatattggTGAAAACCATTTGAGCACGGTTTCGTCGTTTGGTAGTGCTTGATCGGCTTTGTGCAGTTTCTTTATGCTAAAACTTCCTGATATATATGGGATTAAGTCTGTCTTCGTAATGCTAGTTTGAAGCAATTCGTTTCGTTTCATTTATTGTTGGATTGTGTTTGGCGTTCAATTACGTTACGGATTGGATGAATGAAGATAAAACATTTAGTTACAATGTGGTAATACAAGCTTCACAGGACAGAACATCACACTTTCATTGTCTAATGATAAATGATTGAGGTACAATAATGTGAGTAGAAATTGTTAGTGTCTTTGATCCACTTCGTATCACCATTGCCTCTGTCTATGTTCGAGTCTCATTATCAGTTTAATTTATCCTCGACTCGCTGTCTTAAATCATCTTAGAACCCAACAAAGCTAGCCACAAACCCGAGAACAAGGACAGCACCGAAGCTCAAACCGGTGTTAGAAGCAGAAGAAGGTGGTTCAGCCTCATCAGCTGCtgccatcttcttcttgccaGACTTATCTGGAGCTGGAGCTGGAGAATCACTTTCTGATGGTGCAGATGCAGGTGCGGTTTCTGGAGCTAAACCAGGAGGAGCATCTGCATAATCCCCTTCATCAGCAGGAGCTGGAGCTGGAGTGGCTGCACCCTTCTTGGGAGATGGGGCCGGTGGTGAAGACAtgggtggtggtggaggaacCTTAACCGGAGACCCGAGTCCAGGTGCCACAATGGGCATGCTGATCTGGACCACAGAGAGATTGTACGGGTTACGGAAAACGGTTGTGATGTATTCAGCGGTTTGAGGAGCGCCTTTCACACCAGAACCAAAGTAAATCTTTCCGTTAGATTTGGTGCAGTTGAGGAAACCGTTTTGCTGTTGGCCCAAACCGGTGGACTGGTAAAGGGTAGTGAGCAATGTGCTCTTTTCCTTGAGAGCCTTGAGCTTAAGCTCATCAAAGTAGTCAAGAACCACATGGTTCATAAGAATGTTCTTGACCTCTTCCTCGGGTCTACCAGAGATGGAACCGATAGCATCGTTGTTAAGGGCCAGCACGGTGATGGTCTGACGTTTGTTGATAATTGGTGTGAGCTCGGTCTTGGCAAGAAGCTCGGTCATGGTGCTGAATTCAGGGTATTTCTCGAGCACTCGGGTTATGTTAACCGCTGATACAATGGATGAAACAGCGAGTAAGATGGTGAGACAgaggagagaagaggagaCCTTGAGACCCATCTTTGGGTGTCTTTGTTTATTACCCTTATTATTCTATAGTAAAAGCTCAAACCTCAAAGCCTGAGTTTGCAATAAGAGGATCAGGTTGGGTATATATACAGACCTTAAGAGGAGCTCAAGATTAATGGTGGAGAGACATTtacttatatttgttttggctAAATTTGAACATGACTTTATTGTTACCTCTATATTTGGCTTTAGactgttttatttttacctTTGGTTCTGAGGTTTGCGTTATTGATACAGAGCCAACGTAGACAAGTCCATCCTAATCTTTATTAAGTCAATTCTTCAACAACTTGAGGTCCGAAGCTAGAATCAGGAAGTTGTGACAGGGTCATAggatgttttattttatttattttatttttgaagatatgttttaccaacaagaaaaaaggaaatacaacaataaaaatgcttttaagaagataataagaaagaaaggacaatatggaagaaaaaaaaggaaattacaTTAACGCGTTAGAACAAATTATCCTCAAgagttttcttgtttatataaacataacaTTACACCTTCACTTCTCCACAATTTCAGATTTCACAACAATCTCCTCTCCCATACGACTAatcttttctctctatctctgaGTTTTGTCTAATTTCACTACGATCGACGATGGAAACTGAATCAATCAAACTCGATGTTCAAGTAACGACTACGTCTCAAGATCCGTCGTTAGGGTTGTTAAGCACGGTAATAATCACTCTTGACAGAGATCTGGAGGAATATGACGAGAATGTTGATAGCATCAAGAGCCTCGGATCTTACCCTGATTCTTCTACTCCCGACGAGTCACTAATCATTCTGAAACTCCCAACCTCCGAACCAGACTACATCTATCTAACTCTCCGTAGCAAACTCAAAGATCATCTCCACGATCATGTCTTGTCCGAAGAAATAGCTGATCAGATTTTCGAAGCCCAACTAGGAACTCAAAGTATTGATCAGTTTCCGTTTCAACAACCTTTATTCATGCTAGTCTCCGTCAAATTGACACAGAAGTTATACACCTACGCGCCTTGTAACGCTTCTCCGTTGGCAACAGATTTGACTAAGAGAGCAAAGTAGAAGAATCGAACTCGCATCTGTTTCATGAAGATTGTGTCGTTACTCATGTTCTCTGTGGGGAACCTGTTTACGAACAACAAGAgtctaattagggttttattcGTGTGTCGCAAGTCTAAGTTTAGTTTTAATCTCTGTCGTAGACGTTTAAGATgctaattagggttttctcaTTGTCTATGTATTGATCTCAATACCTTTTTGTTGACAACATTCAATGCAGTTTACTTTAATAAAACTCAGAGTCTCAATTTGAAATTCACTTAAAAATTGTCATTACAAGTTTGATACTTGTATGATACACAACATTGATGTTAAAATCGAATTTTTATTCAGATAAAAGACAAGTGAACTTGAAGAACTAAAATTCAGATTCTCGAATTGTAATGCTTACATTAcaagtttgtttcttgtttttaacaaaaatcttgATTGGCAAGcaacataaatttttatctGAACCAAGAACAGTATTCGTTTAGAAAGATGAAataaacaaggaaacaatctAATACCAGACTTAAGCAGGCGTTCATTGTTACGGGAAGCGAGATGTTCAGCAGAAATATCGGCCTCTGCGAAGTGTGtattgtgaatttgtgattttgagACATGTTCCTATGTGCCTGAGGGTCTGTGAATTCATGCCCTAAGCTTTCAACTTCTATCTTCATCTGAGACATAGCAGCAGGACCATGAAGCTTCTTTTGTAGAAGCCTTCTTAGCCTTTGACACTCTTTTTCAAGTCTTGCAATCTTTTTCACACCTTCCAGATGCTGCTTATTTGCGATTTCCGCTGACTTCAAACTcatgtttttctcttcattgTTGCGGATCTCAATTTCTCTCTCAGCAAACTGAAGATTAGTCTTTCAGCTTTTCCACATCAGCTTCAGCTTTAGACCTCTCCTCACTAATCTTTACTATCATCTCAGATCGTTCTTGCAACGATCTAGTGAGTGCTGCATTGTCAGAAGCTACTCGGTGAAGTCCTTGGCTCAATTCATCGATCTTTTCTTCAAGCATAGCTTTGATCTTTCCCCAGTGAGTGGTCTTAGCAAGAGTCACATCTTGCAGCTTCTGGTCACTCTTATCTGCAGCTTTAAGAGTGTTACAGATTCAAGTTGACGTTTAAGTGCTaaagaacaaaagacaaaTCAGTAACAAAAACATCTTTAAACAGTctgtattttctaaatttctaataCTAACACACAAGAATTGCTCACATAACATCTCAAGAACTATGAAAGGTTTTGTGCTCTAACCTGAAACAGCTGCTTCAGCGACTTTTCCATGTTAAAGAATCATTCTTTAGTCGTAAACTCAGAGTAAGCATGATTGAGTCTTTCTTTAAGATTTAACTTCAACTTCAAATAATTTGGCCTGATCCTCTATTTTACTCATACGTGTGTATGACTCGATAGTTATCTGAACATAGTCTGTGTTCTTACACTTCTCCTGacaatcaaaacacaaaagacttacaaatgaaatttataaattatcaaaactgACACATTAGGACTACTAATCTCATATAAAAGCAGAGATCCTGATTCTCCAGAGAAGCTATAGGACATAGAACAAACAAGAGTTGACTCATTTCCAACAACCGGTTTCACAGTCGTGGCTTTGTCCCAAGACTTGCTCTTCCATGGCCAATCTTTTTGGTAGTTTTagcttcatttttttggtatatatatatatatagattagtTTCGGTTTCGAATTTTACAGTTGGATTTAGGTGAACTATATTGGTTGGAAACTCctcttaaattgatatataGGATTAAATGTTTTACATAAGACCCTAAAACTTTCGATGATTGCAGCACATAAACCACTCTTTTCAAGTATGTTGAACACATTAGCGTTTTGGATAATCCAATTTTCTACACGAAAAGCAACTTTTCActtgaaatatgtttttgcCAGCTTAAGTCAGAGAAAACATGAATACTATAGAGGTCTTTAAAAAgcatttgataaaatattaggTTGCTCCCAAGTAACATATAACACAATTAGCACATCAACATGATGataaccagaaaaaaaaaaaaaaaatcaaagagattgTGAAATATCACAATTTATCTAACAATCTCTTTATTattgtaacaaaatatattttggttattagtTAAAGTATTTGAAGAACTACTCTTGCCGTCTTCGGGACGCACGCAGTGGGCTAGTCTGGGCCCATTGGGCTTGGGATACCTGggttatccaaaaaaaaatatatatatatatatatatattttggttattagtTAAAGTATTTGaggaaaatcaaacaacaCAATATAAACCGGCAAATTACAATAGGAAAAATGGTTTGGTTTAAGCACTCTGGTATAACGAGATGTTTtaccaacaagaaaaaaaggaaacaaggTAATATGGAGAAAAGGAAATTACATTAACGGTTAGAATAAAGAAAGGAAATTACAATTAACGCGTTCGAACAATTATAATCAGAGTTTTGCTTATATAAACATAACATTACACATTCACTTCTCCACAATTTCAGATTTCACTACAATCTCCTCTCTCATCTAATCTTTTACGaatcatctttctctctgattttttgtctaattttcACTACGAGAATGGATACTGAATCATTCAAACTCGATGTTCATGTTCAGGCTTGGTCTCAAGGTCGGTCATTAGGGTTCTTAAGCACCGTAGTAATCAGTCTACATAGAGAAGTCGAGGAATTTCTCattaaagagaaagatgatagTGTCACGAGTCTCGGTTCTTACCCTGATTCTTCTTGCCACGACCCACTAATCTCTCTGAAACTACCATGTTTTAAACCAAACGACGTCTTTCACCGTCTCCAAAGCCAACTCCACGATCATGTCATGTCCGAACAGATATCTTCTAAGATTGTCGAAGCCCAACGACAAAGAAGTCAAAGTTTTTACTCACAACAACAACCTTTATTCATGATTGTCTCTGTCAAATTGACTCAAAAGGTATACAGTGTTGTCCCTTGTATTTCTTCTCCGTCAGCAACAGATGTggaccaagaagaagaatcggaGACTTGTGCAATCTGTTTGGAGAATATGTCGAGATCTGAGAATTATTGCCAGATGCCTTATTGTAAGCATTGTTATCATGAAGGATGTGTCACCAAGTGGGTGATTGGTCATAATAACTCTTGCCCTCTCTGTCGCAAACCTGTTGACAAATAGCAGAgtctaattagggttttattttgtggtCTTTAGTGACTTTGTAAACTTAGCTTGTTTCGGAAgtgtgtttagggttttcacttttatgtttcattgttttgtctAGAggcaaattagggttttcagaGTTTAtgtatctgtttttgttggtAACATGTAATTGCAGTTTCATTTACAAGTTTGATTCTAGTATGCGACATTGCAACACAAAACGCTGTCTTAAACCAAATATAGTTTcagattaaacaaaaaatcaactttGAACTTTTGAAGTTGGCTTACcaaattgaaagaaacaaggaaacaatccAACACCAGAATTAAGCATGACACTACCAAAGTTTCAGAAGTGAACTAGACGTGATCCTAATAGTTCTGGATATTGAAACATCTTTTAAATCACCAGACAATACTAATGACTCTATCTACGGATTAACCAAACTCTAGATGACTATTAGATAGATCAAAGCTCCACGTGCTTGAAGTGATACTCATCGATTGTCGAGTATATTAGACCATCTCCTTCCAGTGATTGAACAACGCCCCTATAAACAcatcagtaaaaaaaacaaagcaaactCATGAGCTCAACAACTCTGAATGTAATAAAGAGAGATAGATGTTataaggagaaagaaagaaaaaaagcataCTCTAGCTTGTTTTTTGGGATCTTCAACTGCTGAGCAATTTCATCGATATGTATCCCCTGTTGTCTTGCACTGCAGTGAACAGAACTATTATTAGACCAGTTTTTTAAGTGGAGCAATGGGGGCAGCAATGAGAAAATTCAAACTCACGTGCAAGCAGGTTGCTTTAGATAGTCTAGAATCATATCATCCAAGTTCTTGCGCCCATTGCCATCATTGTTTTGAGAAGAAACCACCTAAAAACGAGCAACAATAATGAGATTCTATTTCTAAGTACAGAAACAAATGTCatgaagaaaaccaaaaaaaaaaaaacttggtgAATTCATCATACAGGGTTCAATAGTGTTGCCTGGTTTGTGTTTGATCCACCTTGAAATGTGGTGTTAACTGACTGAGTGACATCACCGACTTGTTGTCTCTATTGAGAAAGCACAAGTCAGAGAGGGAGGTTCGATTGCAAATTGTGAACAACACAATTTATCTTTTGCTATATTGCATTTTCTTTACCTGTGATTCAGAGTTCTGGGAGTAGAAGTGTATACACTCAATGTAGTGAAAAGTAACCTCATTGAAGTCCATAATAGGCCTGCAACACAAAACAGAcgatttcatataaatatctAACAAAGCTTATACAGAACATACCAACGTCTATTGCCAATGGTAACGGAATCAAAAGCATTTCACaaccaaaaatacaaaacatacctcacagagaaaacaagaagctGAGTTTTGCCCTGAAAAGTCTTCAAATGACCACTGAGGCGCACATAAGTTCCATCTCTGTTTCACAGCTAACAATTAGAAAAcacatccaaaaccaaaaatgtgaTCTCACCacataaatcaaacaaaaaccaaagataCTAACCGCACAGACTCCATTTCTCTAGCGTCGAAAGTTTCACTCACCCTATAAGAAAGGCACAACAACACCAATTACAAACTTCATAAACTAACCACTGCACCGAAAAACAACTCTTGCATCTATCAAAAGGTAAAGTTTCCGAGTATTTACCATCTTTTACAGTCAATTCGTCCTGTTCCATCATCAAGAGTGAATCTAACTTCTGTGACTTTAGATTCATCTTTGTCACACACTAATCCAACAAGTGAAACCTGAATTATACCAAAAACATCACACAATTGAGTAAAAGTTTGACCATATTGACGAATAACGGTAATAAACAAAGAGATCTAGAAATGGTATTTACGTTTGTTAGTGAGATTCCATTGATGACGAGACCAGATTTTTCACCACTGGATTGGAAACATTCGGTGATTTGCTTCACCGTCACTGGAACAAGACCTTGAAAATCACGATTCTGCATATTCCCACAAAACATATACAGAGCAGATTTAGCAATTCCAAAATCGATTGTTACAGAGAAACGTTTAGCGATTCGGAAACTTTCGATCTGTAGCCTAATCGGTGGAATTGAACGAAATGGAAGATGGATTATATTACCTTagcggtggaggaggaggattcGTAGGCTTGAGAAGGTTGAGAAGACATGAATCCGCCGCCGGAGAAGCCGGAATTAGGCTCGAATTGGCTGCTGGAGAACATTTTCGAAGCTACGAAATCGGAAAATCGAAAGTAACTGTGAAGAGATTTAGGAAGTTGAAAAGTGATCAAAGTAAAGGGAAGAGAAGATTTTGGGGGAATTTTAATAGCGACGAAAGAATTTTTGGGGGATTTTCCCTCCAATTTTGATTAGAGCTTCCCGCCAATTAGGGCGAGGTAAATCTATaatataattactttttaataaattcaGTTCTCCGGTTTACTCTCAGTTCAGTTTATTCGACTCAAAAGCTTTCCGGTTTAGAAGACTTATGATTTCGATGGGCTCCTGTGAAGTTGGGCTGTTGGACTTTGGAAAGAGTTAGGCTTTAAACTTGttcctctctcttttgaaACAGTAGTGCCTGTAAGAGAGAGCAATAGAGTGATAAATAATAAAGAGATATAGTGGATGATGCAAGATATTCGTGTCGAGATTTACTCGCGGTTTGTGAGGAACTCGTAAATCGACCTGTGCATTTACCTTTATACAATTTATCAAGATAGCTAGAGAAAGTGAAGTCGAGAGCATTCGTTATCTAAAACAAATGTATAGATAAGTGAAAAGTG
It encodes the following:
- a CDS encoding Zinc finger, C3HC4 type (RING finger) family protein (Zinc finger, C3HC4 type (RING finger) family protein; FUNCTIONS IN: zinc ion binding; CONTAINS InterPro DOMAIN/s: Zinc finger, RING-type (InterPro:IPR001841), Zinc finger, C3HC4 RING-type (InterPro:IPR018957); BEST Arabidopsis thaliana protein match is: Zinc finger, C3HC4 type (RING finger) family protein (TAIR:AT3G28620.1); Has 6257 Blast hits to 6243 proteins in 252 species: Archae - 0; Bacteria - 2; Metazoa - 1500; Fungi - 418; Plants - 3605; Viruses - 31; Other Eukaryotes - 701 (source: NCBI BLink).), whose product is MDTESFKLDVHVQAWSQGRSLGFLSTVVISLHREVEEFLIKEKDDSVTSLGSYPDSSCHDPLISLKLPCFKPNDVFHRLQSQLHDHVMSEQISSKIVEAQRQRSQSFYSQQQPLFMIVSVKLTQKVYSVVPCISSPSATDVDQEEESETCAICLENMSRSENYCQMPYCKHCYHEGCVTKWVIGHNNSCPLCRKPVDK
- the FLA3 gene encoding FASCICLIN-like arabinogalactan protein 3 precursor (FASCICLIN-like arabinogalactan protein 3 precursor (FLA3); FUNCTIONS IN: molecular_function unknown; INVOLVED IN: N-terminal protein myristoylation; LOCATED IN: anchored to membrane; EXPRESSED IN: 9 plant structures; EXPRESSED DURING: L mature pollen stage, M germinated pollen stage, 4 anthesis, C globular stage, petal differentiation and expansion stage; CONTAINS InterPro DOMAIN/s: FAS1 domain (InterPro:IPR000782); BEST Arabidopsis thaliana protein match is: FASCICLIN-like arabinogalactan protein 5 precursor (TAIR:AT4G31370.1); Has 10338 Blast hits to 6301 proteins in 702 species: Archae - 8; Bacteria - 2389; Metazoa - 2056; Fungi - 1063; Plants - 2613; Viruses - 640; Other Eukaryotes - 1569 (source: NCBI BLink).); this translates as MGLKVSSSLLCLTILLAVSSIVSAVNITRVLEKYPEFSTMTELLAKTELTPIINKRQTITVLALNNDAIGSISGRPEEEVKNILMNHVVLDYFDELKLKALKEKSTLLTTLYQSTGLGQQQNGFLNCTKSNGKIYFGSGVKGAPQTAEYITTVFRNPYNLSVVQISMPIVAPGLGSPVKVPPPPPMSSPPAPSPKKGAATPAPAPADEGDYADAPPGLAPETAPASAPSESDSPAPAPDKSGKKKMAAADEAEPPSSASNTGLSFGAVLVLGFVASFVGF
- a CDS encoding C3HC4-type RING finger protein (BEST Arabidopsis thaliana protein match is: Zinc finger, C3HC4 type (RING finger) family protein (TAIR:AT2G24480.1); Has 32 Blast hits to 32 proteins in 2 species: Archae - 0; Bacteria - 0; Metazoa - 0; Fungi - 0; Plants - 32; Viruses - 0; Other Eukaryotes - 0 (source: NCBI BLink).) — its product is METESIKLDVQVTTTSQDPSLGLLSTVIITLDRDLEEYDENVDSIKSLGSYPDSSTPDESLIILKLPTSEPDYIYLTLRSKLKDHLHDHVLSEEIADQIFEAQLGTQSIDQFPFQQPLFMLVSVKLTQKLYTYAPCNASPLATDLTKRAK
- a CDS encoding filament-like protein (DUF869) (Plant protein of unknown function (DUF869); CONTAINS InterPro DOMAIN/s: Protein of unknown function DUF869, plant (InterPro:IPR008587); BEST Arabidopsis thaliana protein match is: Plant protein of unknown function (DUF869) (TAIR:AT4G36120.1); Has 55 Blast hits to 55 proteins in 10 species: Archae - 0; Bacteria - 0; Metazoa - 0; Fungi - 0; Plants - 55; Viruses - 0; Other Eukaryotes - 0 (source: NCBI BLink).); its protein translation is MEEQVLGQSHDCETAADKSDQKLQDVTLAKTTHWGKIKAMLEEKIDELSQGLHRVASDNAALTRSLQERSEMIVKISEERSKAEADVEKLKD
- a CDS encoding selenium binding protein (selenium binding; FUNCTIONS IN: selenium binding; INVOLVED IN: cell redox homeostasis; LOCATED IN: cellular_component unknown; EXPRESSED IN: 23 plant structures; EXPRESSED DURING: 13 growth stages; CONTAINS InterPro DOMAIN/s: Selenoprotein, Rdx type (InterPro:IPR011893); BEST Arabidopsis thaliana protein match is: selenium binding (TAIR:AT4G31360.1); Has 1421 Blast hits to 981 proteins in 155 species: Archae - 2; Bacteria - 33; Metazoa - 566; Fungi - 103; Plants - 97; Viruses - 1; Other Eukaryotes - 619 (source: NCBI BLink).), which codes for MASKKVDGEGKGKAIANTRMLRSMDRKTRSDTKRDGSSSKLMKIESPEKKKRKTTKAKNVGAAKKKVKKEEVAVKIEKEEEEDDDAAEKEEDDDSDKKKIVIEHCKQCKSFKERANEVKEGLEEAVPGIIVTVNPDKPRRGCFEIREEGGETFISLLAMKRPFTPMKELNMEEVIADIVEKIK